Proteins encoded by one window of Chondromyces crocatus:
- a CDS encoding TolB family protein, whose protein sequence is MQYPPRLGFALLVALTGAFGAGLSGSVGCSSDASSSTSTPTGGNTGGSGGTGGSGGDGGSTASVFPSTFNDFPSDPQIDDGITPEIVGIFKDNPGSDTGGPCVAEPSPEALVPTNWTPLRFEWALPPEHNVVELRLSVSNQNNDLVVYTSQSSYTISREVWQGLTRNSAGLDIRVQVRSVRIDDGGTLGDGPFLGLDSVVHIAPVAAPGSIVYWTSSGGTALKGFTVGDEEVTTVITPPAVSDDTGCVSCHSSSPDGKLVFFTRDLMDGARANTARLADGTAAVPPPQMVTDVALGLLARVTQGAPVLSAGHYSPTDAVALSVLYSPETGNRGELAWTDLRATDPATGWGLLARNGDPRPVTSPTWWHDGSTIAYTSSIGSGSGVVASSNANDPTMDIYTVPYNNRQGGDATPLPGASEPDYQEFYPVISPEDKLLAFNRIPTALGNSSYNQPLAEVLIVPAGGGTAVRIEGNDAPACTNRPSPGITNSWPRWAPSVETANGKRYYWLTFSSTRRDANNPQLYVSGVVTSVVNGVETIERAYPAVYVTTQPPGENNHTPAWDVFQIAPPQ, encoded by the coding sequence ATGCAGTATCCCCCTCGACTTGGCTTTGCGCTCCTCGTGGCCCTCACCGGGGCTTTCGGGGCTGGCCTCTCTGGCAGCGTGGGCTGCTCCAGCGATGCATCCTCGTCCACGTCGACACCGACCGGAGGCAACACCGGCGGCAGTGGCGGGACGGGTGGCAGCGGCGGCGATGGTGGCTCGACGGCCTCCGTCTTCCCCTCCACCTTCAACGACTTCCCGAGCGATCCGCAGATCGACGACGGCATCACGCCCGAGATCGTCGGCATCTTCAAGGACAACCCCGGGTCGGACACGGGCGGCCCCTGCGTCGCCGAGCCTTCGCCCGAAGCCCTGGTGCCCACCAACTGGACGCCGCTCCGCTTCGAGTGGGCGCTGCCGCCCGAGCACAACGTCGTCGAGCTGCGCCTGTCGGTGTCGAACCAGAACAACGATCTGGTCGTGTACACCTCGCAGTCCAGCTACACGATCTCGCGTGAGGTGTGGCAAGGGCTCACCAGGAACAGCGCGGGCCTCGACATCCGCGTCCAGGTGCGCAGCGTGCGCATCGACGACGGCGGGACCCTGGGCGACGGGCCCTTCCTCGGGCTCGACAGCGTGGTGCACATCGCGCCCGTCGCGGCGCCCGGGAGCATCGTCTACTGGACCAGCTCGGGTGGCACGGCGCTCAAGGGCTTCACGGTCGGCGACGAGGAGGTGACGACCGTCATCACCCCGCCTGCGGTGAGCGACGATACGGGCTGCGTGAGCTGCCACTCGTCGTCACCCGATGGCAAGCTGGTGTTCTTCACCCGCGATCTCATGGACGGCGCGCGCGCGAACACCGCGCGGCTCGCCGACGGCACCGCTGCCGTTCCCCCGCCTCAGATGGTGACGGACGTCGCCCTCGGGCTGCTCGCGCGCGTCACCCAGGGCGCCCCCGTGCTCTCGGCGGGCCACTACAGCCCGACCGACGCCGTGGCGCTCTCCGTGCTCTACAGCCCCGAGACGGGCAACCGCGGCGAGCTGGCCTGGACCGATCTGCGCGCCACCGACCCGGCGACGGGCTGGGGACTCCTCGCGCGGAACGGCGATCCGCGCCCGGTCACCTCGCCGACGTGGTGGCACGACGGCAGCACCATCGCGTACACCTCGTCGATCGGCTCGGGCAGCGGCGTCGTCGCGAGCAGCAACGCCAACGACCCGACGATGGACATCTACACGGTGCCCTACAACAACCGGCAAGGCGGCGACGCCACCCCGCTGCCGGGCGCGAGCGAGCCGGACTACCAGGAGTTCTACCCGGTCATCTCGCCCGAAGACAAACTGCTCGCGTTCAACCGCATCCCGACGGCGCTCGGCAACAGCTCGTACAACCAGCCGCTCGCCGAGGTGCTCATCGTGCCCGCGGGCGGTGGGACGGCGGTGCGCATCGAGGGTAACGACGCGCCGGCCTGCACGAACCGGCCGAGCCCCGGGATCACCAACTCGTGGCCGCGCTGGGCGCCGAGCGTGGAGACGGCGAACGGCAAGCGCTACTACTGGCTGACGTTCTCGTCGACGCGGCGGGACGCGAACAACCCGCAGCTCTACGTGAGCGGCGTGGTGACCTCGGTGGTGAACGGCGTGGAGACCATCGAGCGGGCCTACCCTGCGGTCTACGTGACCACGCAGCCGCCCGGGGAGAACAACCACACCCCTGCCTGGGACGTCTTCCAGATCGCCCCGCCCCAGTAG
- a CDS encoding SDR family oxidoreductase, producing MNLRADPAEFAGKRVLVSGGSKGLGRATVDRFLAGGARVITAARGTLEPIDGVEFVRADLTTAEGGETLAKAALERMGGVDILAHVIGGSASPGGGFLALTDEHWLAELNLNLLATVRLDRLLVPQMMERGAGVIVHVTSIQSILPLPESTTGYAAAKAALRTYSKSISKELGPKGVRVNAVSPGWIMTESSVDLLKRLQAASGGTVDEARQVVLDALGGIPIGRAAEPDEVADLIAYLASDRAAAIHGAEFIIDGGTVRTV from the coding sequence GTGAACCTCAGAGCTGATCCCGCGGAATTTGCTGGGAAGCGTGTGCTCGTCAGCGGCGGCAGCAAGGGTCTGGGCCGCGCCACCGTCGACCGCTTCCTGGCCGGGGGCGCCCGGGTGATCACCGCAGCCCGCGGAACCCTGGAGCCCATCGACGGCGTCGAGTTCGTCCGGGCGGATCTGACGACGGCCGAAGGTGGGGAGACCCTGGCCAAGGCGGCGCTCGAGCGGATGGGCGGCGTCGACATCCTCGCCCACGTGATCGGCGGCTCGGCCTCGCCGGGCGGCGGGTTTCTCGCCCTGACGGACGAACACTGGCTTGCCGAACTGAATCTGAACCTTCTGGCCACGGTCCGCCTCGATCGCCTCCTGGTCCCGCAGATGATGGAACGGGGGGCCGGCGTGATCGTGCATGTCACGTCGATCCAATCGATCCTGCCGCTTCCCGAATCGACCACTGGCTACGCCGCCGCAAAGGCCGCGCTCAGGACGTACAGCAAGTCGATCTCCAAGGAGCTGGGGCCGAAGGGCGTGCGGGTCAACGCCGTCTCCCCCGGCTGGATCATGACCGAGTCGTCCGTCGACCTGCTGAAGCGTCTGCAGGCCGCCAGTGGCGGCACGGTCGATGAGGCGCGGCAAGTTGTTCTCGATGCTCTGGGCGGGATCCCGATCGGGCGTGCGGCCGAGCCTGACGAGGTTGCCGATCTCATTGCCTACCTGGCCTCCGATCGCGCCGCCGCGATCCACGGCGCCGAGTTCATCATCGACGGCGGCACCGTCCGGACCGTCTGA
- a CDS encoding HEAT repeat domain-containing protein: MPRALSVEPRRRLRVALAAALSLAPLVAAPDASAFLWPNVSDQIARALTSGDVVERRLAAQRLGELPLETAQKLVQRAMADPDVEVRLRVAQAAIGFRLPRAGDLVIDWLGEGDARLRLAACDVIRAAPTDRSVTALGRVLGDPDPNVRIAAAAAMGSSGLTEAVSALLGHLDDTAPEVRAEVGRALGRIGDARAVVPLIGKVQDAIPEVRRAVARSLGELGDTRAVSALMLALQDTAQEVRIEAVNALGKLRSDEATLAIAPLASQDDTDAGTLGSPFGFPRMPGRPQDDRGGRGEVREAALRALGRIGSEAAVKLLVAALAKDDAGAPRSPVRDALVASGKTAAPALVAALSGSPLGNTGAGAALVLGRLGAASAREARAGRDGRDAAAGTPASTAEAGARADTTAGTAPREAREAIVRGMQRGVVPLRFGLRALADLGDPAALPTVLELLGDEDPSVRREAILTSMALLDPARADGRAVDPARALLQDVATPLDERIELARLLGRTGSPRAQEALLPLVKAKSTALRLAALEALGSLRISAGAADKVLLGALDDESADVRLRAAVALSRVAGKGAAGVLLERLTVAAEQDRGALGIAIAGALARTADPALVRKVEAAVASAPEAARDALIEGLGRTRDKAAGEALARLARGGIDDRRKVAEALAGHPEQVQTLRRLVTDADPGVRAGAVWSLGLVGGRDTLGALGAALKDPDVTVAGNAAATIGRVAARTNQPAAAPPLLCPALTDSRPYVRANALSGLTVAGARCDRTLARDLLARDPAEAVRLAAAEHLTRSAREPGKEGLADARALARCESDDRNAMVALRCARAPQPVSARPDSTVRDGVAVFVVPEGRRSPLERAPFALVRPDGLMRLGLADRRGALFEASAPSGTLRLAVPAPLVR; encoded by the coding sequence ATGCCCCGCGCCCTCTCGGTGGAGCCCCGTCGTCGCCTGCGCGTCGCGCTCGCGGCCGCCCTCTCCCTGGCTCCCCTCGTCGCAGCGCCCGACGCCAGCGCTTTCCTCTGGCCCAACGTCTCCGACCAGATCGCGCGCGCGCTCACGTCCGGCGACGTGGTCGAGCGCCGCCTCGCCGCCCAGCGCCTCGGTGAGCTGCCGCTCGAGACGGCGCAGAAGCTCGTCCAGCGCGCCATGGCCGATCCCGACGTCGAGGTGCGGCTGCGCGTCGCCCAGGCGGCGATCGGGTTTCGCCTCCCGCGCGCCGGCGACCTGGTGATCGACTGGCTCGGCGAGGGCGACGCGCGGCTCCGCCTCGCGGCCTGTGACGTGATCCGCGCCGCGCCGACCGACCGCTCCGTCACGGCGCTCGGCCGCGTGCTCGGCGATCCCGATCCCAACGTGCGGATCGCCGCGGCGGCCGCGATGGGAAGCTCGGGCCTCACCGAGGCGGTGTCGGCGCTGCTCGGTCACCTCGACGACACCGCGCCCGAGGTCCGGGCGGAGGTGGGGCGCGCCCTCGGGCGCATCGGGGACGCGCGCGCCGTGGTCCCCCTGATCGGCAAGGTGCAGGACGCCATCCCCGAGGTGCGCCGCGCCGTCGCGCGCTCCCTCGGCGAGCTGGGCGACACGCGCGCCGTCAGCGCCCTCATGCTCGCCCTCCAGGACACGGCGCAGGAGGTCCGCATCGAGGCGGTGAACGCCCTCGGCAAGCTGCGCTCCGACGAGGCGACCCTCGCGATCGCCCCCCTCGCGAGCCAGGACGACACGGACGCCGGGACCCTCGGCTCGCCGTTCGGTTTCCCGCGCATGCCCGGCCGTCCCCAGGACGATCGCGGCGGTCGTGGCGAGGTCCGCGAGGCCGCCCTCCGGGCCCTCGGTCGCATCGGCTCCGAGGCTGCGGTGAAGCTGCTCGTCGCCGCGCTCGCGAAGGACGACGCCGGCGCACCCCGGTCCCCCGTGCGTGACGCCCTCGTCGCTTCGGGCAAGACCGCAGCGCCGGCCCTCGTTGCCGCGCTCTCCGGCTCTCCGCTCGGCAACACGGGCGCTGGCGCCGCCCTCGTCCTCGGCCGCCTCGGTGCGGCGTCCGCGCGGGAAGCGCGCGCCGGGCGCGACGGGCGTGACGCGGCGGCCGGGACCCCGGCGAGCACCGCAGAGGCAGGGGCGCGTGCGGACACCACGGCGGGCACCGCGCCCCGCGAGGCCCGCGAGGCCATCGTGCGGGGCATGCAGCGCGGCGTCGTCCCGCTCCGCTTCGGCCTGCGGGCCCTCGCGGATCTCGGTGATCCCGCAGCACTCCCCACGGTGCTCGAGCTGCTCGGTGACGAGGACCCTTCGGTGCGTCGCGAGGCCATCCTGACCTCGATGGCCCTCCTCGATCCTGCGCGTGCCGACGGCCGCGCCGTGGATCCAGCCCGCGCGCTGCTCCAGGACGTCGCGACGCCCCTCGACGAGCGCATCGAGCTGGCCCGTCTCCTCGGGCGCACCGGCTCCCCGAGGGCCCAGGAGGCGTTGCTCCCCCTGGTGAAGGCAAAGTCCACGGCGCTGCGCCTCGCGGCCCTGGAGGCGCTCGGCTCCCTGCGCATCTCTGCGGGCGCCGCGGACAAGGTCCTGCTCGGCGCGCTCGACGACGAGTCCGCCGACGTGCGCCTCCGCGCCGCGGTCGCCCTCTCCCGGGTCGCCGGGAAAGGCGCGGCCGGCGTCCTCCTCGAACGCCTCACCGTCGCTGCCGAGCAAGATCGCGGTGCGCTCGGCATCGCGATCGCGGGCGCCCTCGCCAGGACGGCGGATCCCGCGCTCGTGCGCAAGGTCGAGGCCGCCGTCGCCAGCGCCCCCGAGGCTGCACGTGACGCGCTGATCGAGGGGCTCGGTCGCACCCGCGACAAGGCCGCCGGGGAGGCGCTCGCGCGGCTCGCCCGGGGAGGCATCGACGATCGCCGCAAGGTCGCCGAGGCGCTCGCGGGTCACCCCGAGCAGGTGCAGACCCTCCGTCGTCTCGTGACCGACGCCGATCCCGGCGTGCGCGCCGGCGCGGTGTGGTCGCTGGGACTCGTGGGGGGCCGCGACACGCTCGGCGCGCTCGGCGCTGCGCTCAAGGATCCGGACGTGACGGTCGCCGGCAACGCCGCCGCCACCATCGGGCGCGTCGCCGCGCGCACGAACCAGCCGGCCGCCGCGCCGCCCTTGCTCTGCCCCGCCCTCACCGACAGCAGGCCTTACGTGCGCGCCAACGCGCTCTCCGGGCTCACCGTCGCCGGAGCGCGCTGCGACCGGACCCTCGCGCGGGATCTGCTCGCCCGCGATCCTGCCGAGGCGGTGCGGCTCGCGGCCGCCGAGCACCTCACCCGCAGCGCCAGGGAGCCTGGCAAGGAAGGCCTTGCCGACGCCCGCGCCCTCGCGCGGTGCGAGAGCGACGATCGCAACGCCATGGTGGCGCTCCGCTGCGCGCGTG
- a CDS encoding LysR family transcriptional regulator, with product MRDDLSGLRALLCVAEKRSFRAAAAELGVTPSAVSQIVRALEERVGVRLLQRTTRNVGLTEAGEHFIAQLRPAFDGIDVAFESLMAMNGRPSGLLRLTMLRTGYDEVVKPKLAAFLAAYPDIRIDICLQEALSNIVAEGFDAGIRLGHSLDREMIAVRVSPDQRLVVVGSRDYFARRGKPTHPRELHEHECIGLRMSTGAVARWKFVERDKELELAVDGRVVTNDGSVLVDAAVEGVGLAYVFEDMVSGLVSEKRLVRVLDGYCPRIPGYFLYYPSRLNLAPKLEVLIDFLKKGGGSRPRMRRG from the coding sequence ATGCGTGACGACCTATCCGGGCTTCGGGCCCTCCTCTGCGTGGCCGAAAAGCGCAGCTTCCGGGCGGCGGCCGCCGAGCTGGGGGTAACGCCATCTGCCGTGAGTCAGATCGTTCGCGCCCTCGAAGAGCGCGTCGGTGTGCGTCTGCTTCAACGAACCACGCGCAACGTCGGCTTGACCGAGGCAGGTGAGCATTTCATCGCGCAGCTCAGGCCTGCATTCGACGGCATCGACGTCGCGTTCGAGTCGCTCATGGCCATGAACGGCCGCCCGTCGGGTCTGTTGCGCCTGACGATGCTCCGAACCGGCTACGACGAGGTCGTCAAGCCGAAGCTCGCGGCCTTTCTCGCCGCGTACCCCGACATCCGGATCGACATCTGTCTCCAGGAGGCGCTGTCGAACATCGTCGCCGAAGGCTTCGACGCGGGGATACGCCTCGGCCACAGCCTCGATCGCGAGATGATCGCTGTTCGCGTCAGCCCGGACCAGCGCCTCGTGGTCGTCGGCTCACGGGACTACTTCGCGCGCCGAGGAAAGCCCACGCATCCGCGCGAGCTCCACGAGCACGAGTGCATTGGTCTGCGCATGTCGACGGGCGCAGTCGCCCGGTGGAAGTTCGTCGAACGCGACAAGGAGCTGGAACTGGCCGTCGACGGCCGCGTCGTGACCAACGATGGATCGGTCCTGGTAGACGCCGCCGTCGAGGGCGTCGGCCTCGCGTACGTCTTCGAAGACATGGTGAGCGGGCTCGTGTCCGAGAAGCGACTCGTGCGGGTGCTCGACGGGTATTGCCCGCGCATCCCGGGCTATTTTCTCTACTACCCGAGCCGGCTGAACCTCGCCCCCAAGCTCGAGGTGCTGATCGACTTTCTGAAGAAAGGTGGGGGCTCCCGGCCGAGAATGCGCAGGGGTTGA
- a CDS encoding penicillin-binding transpeptidase domain-containing protein, producing the protein MRPSLRALPLLGLLACAPTAPPAPPAEAPPAQPTSAPPALSAAEAPALPPVADEEVDLSRFLAPLELRGTFVVRHLRTGRTLRHNPERARTRFTPASTFKIPNSLIALETGVVTGEDFALPWKRESDPPRDWWPKAFYKDQQTLRSAFRHSIVWYYRELARRIGPERMKQHLATFAYGNQDMSSGVDDFWLTGALTISAEEQIQFLQRLYEGKLGVSAHATDTLKRIMLLEETSSYRLSGKSGTDTSVPGNDLGWFVGFLERGDDAYVYAFNASGARIWKEFPPPKRAVLVRDMLKSLSLIPADAPVLPDPTP; encoded by the coding sequence ATGCGCCCCTCCCTTCGTGCTCTTCCGCTCCTCGGCCTCCTCGCGTGCGCACCCACCGCCCCGCCGGCGCCTCCTGCGGAAGCCCCGCCCGCGCAGCCCACCTCGGCCCCTCCAGCGCTCTCCGCCGCCGAGGCGCCCGCGCTGCCTCCCGTTGCCGACGAAGAGGTCGACCTCTCTCGCTTCTTGGCCCCCCTCGAGCTGCGCGGCACCTTCGTCGTCCGCCACCTCCGCACGGGCCGCACCCTCCGCCACAACCCCGAGCGCGCGCGCACCCGCTTCACCCCGGCGTCCACCTTCAAGATCCCGAACTCCCTCATCGCGCTCGAGACCGGCGTCGTCACCGGCGAAGACTTCGCCCTCCCCTGGAAGCGCGAAAGCGACCCGCCGCGCGACTGGTGGCCCAAGGCCTTTTACAAGGACCAGCAGACCCTGCGCTCCGCCTTCCGCCACTCCATCGTCTGGTACTACCGCGAGCTCGCGCGCCGCATCGGCCCCGAGCGGATGAAGCAGCACCTCGCCACCTTCGCGTACGGCAACCAGGACATGTCCAGCGGCGTCGACGACTTCTGGCTCACCGGCGCCCTGACCATCTCCGCCGAAGAGCAGATCCAGTTCCTGCAGCGCCTCTACGAAGGGAAGCTCGGCGTCTCCGCGCACGCCACCGACACCTTGAAGCGCATCATGCTCCTCGAAGAGACCTCGTCGTACCGCCTCAGTGGCAAGTCGGGCACCGACACCAGCGTCCCTGGCAACGATCTCGGCTGGTTCGTCGGCTTCCTGGAACGCGGCGACGACGCGTACGTCTACGCCTTCAACGCGAGTGGTGCGAGGATCTGGAAAGAGTTCCCGCCTCCGAAGCGCGCCGTCCTCGTGCGCGACATGCTGAAGTCGCTCTCCTTGATTCCGGCCGACGCGCCCGTCCTGCCCGACCCGACCCCGTGA
- a CDS encoding nuclear transport factor 2 family protein, translating into MASALPKPIAAYVEANAQLDVDGMLKPFAADAVLSDNGKRHEGHAELRTLFEDEVIAVKAIFTPDAVRHEDGQVVVEGPAHGDFKGSPIRFTYRFTLENDAIKALEITL; encoded by the coding sequence ATGGCATCCGCACTCCCCAAACCCATAGCCGCCTACGTCGAGGCCAACGCACAACTCGATGTGGACGGCATGCTGAAGCCTTTTGCCGCCGATGCGGTCCTCTCGGACAACGGAAAACGTCACGAGGGCCACGCCGAGCTGCGAACCTTGTTCGAAGACGAGGTGATCGCCGTCAAGGCGATCTTCACGCCGGATGCCGTTCGCCACGAGGACGGTCAGGTCGTGGTCGAAGGCCCTGCCCATGGCGACTTCAAGGGCAGCCCGATCCGCTTCACCTATCGCTTCACGCTCGAAAACGACGCCATCAAAGCACTGGAGATCACGCTGTGA